A region from the Candidatus Eisenbacteria bacterium genome encodes:
- a CDS encoding glycosyltransferase encodes GGTPEVMQDGRTGWLVPARDPAALARALASALADPTEARRRGEAARVDVLAHRSIAAMARAHETFYESAFARRREDA; translated from the coding sequence TAGGAGGAACGCCCGAGGTGATGCAGGACGGACGCACCGGCTGGCTGGTGCCGGCCCGGGATCCGGCCGCGCTCGCTCGAGCACTCGCCTCGGCGCTCGCCGACCCGACCGAAGCGCGGCGCCGCGGGGAGGCCGCGCGCGTCGATGTGCTCGCGCATCGCAGCATCGCCGCGATGGCGCGAGCCCACGAGACCTTCTACGAATCGGCGTTCGCCCGCCGCCGAGAGGACGCATGA